The following are encoded together in the Budorcas taxicolor isolate Tak-1 chromosome 4, Takin1.1, whole genome shotgun sequence genome:
- the ZNF800 gene encoding zinc finger protein 800 isoform X2, with protein sequence MPLRDKYCQTDHHHHGCCEPVYILEPGDAPLLQQPLQTSKSGIQQIIECFRSGTKQLKHILLKDVDTIFECKLCRSLFRGLPNLITHKKFYCPPSLQMDDNLPDVNDKQSQAINDLLEAIYPSVDKREYIIKLEPIETNQNAVFQYISRTDNPTEVTESSSTPEQPEVQIQETSTEQSKTVPVTDTEVETVEPPPVEIVADDIAPPSDEQPQESQADLETSDNSDFGHQLICCLCRKDFNSRRGVRRHIRKVHKKKMEELKKYIETRKNPNQSSKGRSKNVLVPLSRSCPVCCKSFATKANVRRHFDEVHRGLRRDSITPDIATKPGQPLFLDSVSPKKSFKTRKQKSSSKAEYNLTACKCLLCKRKYSSQIMLKRHMQIVHKITLSGTNSKREKGPNNTASSSEIKVKVEPADSVESSPPSITHSPQNELKGTNHSNEKKNTPAAQKNKVKQDSESPKSTSLSAAGGQQKTRKPKLSAGFDFKQLYCKLCKRQFTSKQNLTKHIELHTDGNNIYVKFYKCPLCTYETRRKRDVIRHITVVHKKSSRYLGKITASLEIRAIKKPIDFVLNKVTKRGPSRDEAKHSDAKHDGTSNSPSKKYEVADVGIEVKVTKNFSLHRCNKCGKAFAKKTYLEHHKKTHKANASNSPEGNKTKGRSTRSKALV encoded by the exons ATGCCTTTAAGGGACAAATACTGTCAGACTGACCACCATCATCACGGATGCTGTGAACCAG TTTATATCCTGGAACCTGGAGATGCTCCTTTGTTACAGCAACCACTACAGACATCCAAATCTGGTATTCAGCAAATAATTGAGTGCTTTCGATCAG gaacTAAACAACTTAagcatattttattaaaagacGTGGACACTATTTTTGAATGTAAATTATGCCGCAGTCTCTTCAGAGGATTGCCAAATTTAATTACCCATAAAAAATTCTACTGCCCACCAAGTCTGCAGATGGATGACA ACCTTCCTGATGTAAATGATAAACAAAGCCAAGCCATAAACGACCTCCTAGAAGCCATATATCCAAGTGTGGACAAGCGAGAATACATTATTAAACTAGAACCTATAGAAACTAATCAAAATGCAGTGTTTCAATATATTTCAAGGACTGATAATCCCACTGAAGTCACAGAGTCAAGCAGTACTCCTGAACAGCCTGAAGTTCAAATACAGGAAACTAGCACTGAACAGTCTAAAACAGTTCCAGTTACAGACACAGAGGTGGAAACTGTAGAGCCCCCTCCTGTTGAAATTGTTGCAGATGACATTGCACCTCCATCTGATGAACAACCACAGGAATCACAGGCTGACTTGGAAACTTCTGACAATTCTGATTTTGGTCACCAGTTGATATGTTGTCTTTGTAGAAAAGATTTCAATTCCAGACGAGGTGTTCGTCGTCACATTCGAAAAGTACACAAGAAAAAGATGGAAGAACTAAAAAAGTACATTGAAACACGAAAGAATCCAAACCAGTCCTCTAAAGGACGCAGTAAGAATGTTCTAGTTCCATTAAGTAGGAGTTGTCCGGTATGTTGTAAATCATTTGCTACAAAAGCGAATGTAAGGAGGCATTTTGATGAAGTTCATAGAGGACTAAGGAGGGATTCAATTACTCCTGATATAGCAACAAAGCCTGGGCAACCTTTGTTCCTGGATTCTGTTTCTcctaaaaaatcttttaagactCGAAAACAAAAGTCGTCTTCAAAGGCTGAATACAATTTAACTGCATGCAAATGCCTTCTTTGCAAGAGGAAATATAGTTCACAAATAATGCTTAAAAGACATATGCAAATTGTCCACAAGATAACTCTTTCTGGAACAAACTCTAAAAGAGAGAAAGGCCCCAATAATACTGCCAGCAGttcagaaataaaagttaaagttGAACCAGCAGATTCTGTAGAATCTTCACCCCCTTCCATTACCCATTCTCCACAGAATGAATTAAAGGGAACAAatcattcaaatgaaaaaaagaacacaccggcagcacagaaaaataaagttaaacaaGACTCTGAAAGCCCTAAATCAACTAGTCTGTCTGCTGCAGGTGGCCAGCAAAAAACCAGGAAACCAAAACTTTCAGCTGGCTTTGATTTTAAGCAACTTTACTGTAAACTTTGTAAACGTCAGTTTACTTCGAAACAGAACTTGACTAAACACATTGAATTGCACACAGATGGGAATAACATTTATGTTAAATTCTACAAGTGTCCTCTTTGCACTTATGAAACTCGTCGGAAGCGTGATGTGATACGACATATAACTGTGGTTCATAAAAAGTCATCCCGTTATCTTGGGAAAATAACAGCCAGTTTAGAGATCAGAGCTATAAAAAAGCCCATTGATTTTGTTCTAAATAAAGTGACAAAAAGAGGCCCTTCAAGAGACGAAGCAAAACATAGTGATGCAAAACATGATGGCACTTCTAACTCTCCTAGTAAAAAGTATGAAGTAGCTGATGTTGGTATTGAAGTAAAAGTCACAAAAAACTTTTCTCTTCACAGATGCAATAAATGTGGAAAGGCATTTGCCAAAAAGACTTATCTTGAACATCATAAGAAAACTCATAAGGCAAATGCTTCCAATTCAcctgaaggaaacaaaaccaaaggCCGAAGTACAAGATCTAAGGCTCTTGTCTG A
- the ZNF800 gene encoding zinc finger protein 800 isoform X1: MPLRDKYCQTDHHHHGCCEPVYILEPGDAPLLQQPLQTSKSGIQQIIECFRSGTKQLKHILLKDVDTIFECKLCRSLFRGLPNLITHKKFYCPPSLQMDDNLPDVNDKQSQAINDLLEAIYPSVDKREYIIKLEPIETNQNAVFQYISRTDNPTEVTESSSTPEQPEVQIQETSTEQSKTVPVTDTEVETVEPPPVEIVADDIAPPSDEQPQESQADLETSDNSDFGHQLICCLCRKDFNSRRGVRRHIRKVHKKKMEELKKYIETRKNPNQSSKGRSKNVLVPLSRSCPVCCKSFATKANVRRHFDEVHRGLRRDSITPDIATKPGQPLFLDSVSPKKSFKTRKQKSSSKAEYNLTACKCLLCKRKYSSQIMLKRHMQIVHKITLSGTNSKREKGPNNTASSSEIKVKVEPADSVESSPPSITHSPQNELKGTNHSNEKKNTPAAQKNKVKQDSESPKSTSLSAAGGQQKTRKPKLSAGFDFKQLYCKLCKRQFTSKQNLTKHIELHTDGNNIYVKFYKCPLCTYETRRKRDVIRHITVVHKKSSRYLGKITASLEIRAIKKPIDFVLNKVTKRGPSRDEAKHSDAKHDGTSNSPSKKYEVADVGIEVKVTKNFSLHRCNKCGKAFAKKTYLEHHKKTHKANASNSPEGNKTKGRSTRSKALVCLGKPSPRSAAALRPAAPGSRCPPAGAVTTRQAAASCRAKLRGGAARERQHAARGLGKPAAP; the protein is encoded by the exons ATGCCTTTAAGGGACAAATACTGTCAGACTGACCACCATCATCACGGATGCTGTGAACCAG TTTATATCCTGGAACCTGGAGATGCTCCTTTGTTACAGCAACCACTACAGACATCCAAATCTGGTATTCAGCAAATAATTGAGTGCTTTCGATCAG gaacTAAACAACTTAagcatattttattaaaagacGTGGACACTATTTTTGAATGTAAATTATGCCGCAGTCTCTTCAGAGGATTGCCAAATTTAATTACCCATAAAAAATTCTACTGCCCACCAAGTCTGCAGATGGATGACA ACCTTCCTGATGTAAATGATAAACAAAGCCAAGCCATAAACGACCTCCTAGAAGCCATATATCCAAGTGTGGACAAGCGAGAATACATTATTAAACTAGAACCTATAGAAACTAATCAAAATGCAGTGTTTCAATATATTTCAAGGACTGATAATCCCACTGAAGTCACAGAGTCAAGCAGTACTCCTGAACAGCCTGAAGTTCAAATACAGGAAACTAGCACTGAACAGTCTAAAACAGTTCCAGTTACAGACACAGAGGTGGAAACTGTAGAGCCCCCTCCTGTTGAAATTGTTGCAGATGACATTGCACCTCCATCTGATGAACAACCACAGGAATCACAGGCTGACTTGGAAACTTCTGACAATTCTGATTTTGGTCACCAGTTGATATGTTGTCTTTGTAGAAAAGATTTCAATTCCAGACGAGGTGTTCGTCGTCACATTCGAAAAGTACACAAGAAAAAGATGGAAGAACTAAAAAAGTACATTGAAACACGAAAGAATCCAAACCAGTCCTCTAAAGGACGCAGTAAGAATGTTCTAGTTCCATTAAGTAGGAGTTGTCCGGTATGTTGTAAATCATTTGCTACAAAAGCGAATGTAAGGAGGCATTTTGATGAAGTTCATAGAGGACTAAGGAGGGATTCAATTACTCCTGATATAGCAACAAAGCCTGGGCAACCTTTGTTCCTGGATTCTGTTTCTcctaaaaaatcttttaagactCGAAAACAAAAGTCGTCTTCAAAGGCTGAATACAATTTAACTGCATGCAAATGCCTTCTTTGCAAGAGGAAATATAGTTCACAAATAATGCTTAAAAGACATATGCAAATTGTCCACAAGATAACTCTTTCTGGAACAAACTCTAAAAGAGAGAAAGGCCCCAATAATACTGCCAGCAGttcagaaataaaagttaaagttGAACCAGCAGATTCTGTAGAATCTTCACCCCCTTCCATTACCCATTCTCCACAGAATGAATTAAAGGGAACAAatcattcaaatgaaaaaaagaacacaccggcagcacagaaaaataaagttaaacaaGACTCTGAAAGCCCTAAATCAACTAGTCTGTCTGCTGCAGGTGGCCAGCAAAAAACCAGGAAACCAAAACTTTCAGCTGGCTTTGATTTTAAGCAACTTTACTGTAAACTTTGTAAACGTCAGTTTACTTCGAAACAGAACTTGACTAAACACATTGAATTGCACACAGATGGGAATAACATTTATGTTAAATTCTACAAGTGTCCTCTTTGCACTTATGAAACTCGTCGGAAGCGTGATGTGATACGACATATAACTGTGGTTCATAAAAAGTCATCCCGTTATCTTGGGAAAATAACAGCCAGTTTAGAGATCAGAGCTATAAAAAAGCCCATTGATTTTGTTCTAAATAAAGTGACAAAAAGAGGCCCTTCAAGAGACGAAGCAAAACATAGTGATGCAAAACATGATGGCACTTCTAACTCTCCTAGTAAAAAGTATGAAGTAGCTGATGTTGGTATTGAAGTAAAAGTCACAAAAAACTTTTCTCTTCACAGATGCAATAAATGTGGAAAGGCATTTGCCAAAAAGACTTATCTTGAACATCATAAGAAAACTCATAAGGCAAATGCTTCCAATTCAcctgaaggaaacaaaaccaaaggCCGAAGTACAAGATCTAAGGCTCTTGTCTG